A single region of the Streptomyces sp. NBC_01262 genome encodes:
- a CDS encoding MarR family winged helix-turn-helix transcriptional regulator has product MTTASDGPPSAPQELDLDEQIAIYQREYPEVDPQVEKVVTALGRLNRRMYVGYGRHLSALGITSAEWEVLKALVLVGHPYRLGPGDLAKRLGLTPAAMTHRIDRMVAEGLVTRERDETNRVRVIVELTDEGRSKWLETMRMASAFEDDLLQDLAPDERTQLGEMLTRLLRRVEAAQPDAGGRLKDLD; this is encoded by the coding sequence ATGACCACCGCATCCGACGGTCCCCCCAGCGCTCCCCAGGAGCTGGACCTCGATGAGCAGATCGCGATCTACCAACGCGAGTACCCCGAGGTCGACCCCCAGGTCGAGAAGGTCGTCACCGCCCTCGGCCGTCTCAACCGCCGCATGTACGTCGGCTACGGCCGCCACCTCTCCGCCCTCGGCATCACCAGCGCCGAATGGGAGGTCCTCAAGGCCCTCGTCCTCGTCGGCCACCCCTACCGCCTGGGCCCCGGCGACCTCGCCAAGCGCCTGGGCCTCACCCCGGCCGCCATGACCCACCGCATCGACCGCATGGTCGCCGAAGGCCTCGTCACCCGCGAGCGCGACGAGACCAACCGCGTCCGCGTCATCGTCGAACTCACCGACGAGGGCCGCAGCAAATGGCTCGAAACCATGCGCATGGCCTCCGCCTTCGAGGACGACCTCCTCCAGGACCTCGCCCCCGACGAGCGCACCCAACTCGGCGAGATGCTCACCCGCCTCCTCCGCCGCGTCGAGGCCG
- a CDS encoding MFS transporter — protein MTTAMGAALRRIQLGNALSAFGNGFTVPYLFVYVAQVRGLGAGTAGVVLSAFAVAALAVLPFTGRTIDRRGPLPVLLTGSVTAAVGAMGFGLATTAPLAVAASAVMGAGIAVMQPALATLIVWCSTPATRSRAFATQFFLANLGLGIGGLVGGLMVDASRPDSFTLLFSIEAVMFLVLGAVVASVRLPRTPRMETTAPAAKPVNGWRVLFADRAMVQLCVLGGVMFFACYGQFESGLAAFATEVTRISTSTLGIALAANTAVIVAAQFLILRTVERRRRSRVIAGVGLLWALAWIAAGLSGLVHGSQAVATALLISTYAIFGLGEAMLSPTVAPLVADLAPARLVGQYNSAFALVKQLALAVGPAAGGLMAGAGLYGEYVVVMVVCSLGITWLALRLGRSLAPVQDQPLRSVVVASSVGRVQEPVAA, from the coding sequence GTGACTACCGCGATGGGCGCAGCACTGCGCCGGATCCAGCTGGGCAACGCGCTGAGCGCGTTCGGCAACGGCTTCACCGTCCCGTATCTGTTCGTCTATGTGGCGCAGGTGCGGGGTCTGGGGGCGGGCACGGCGGGCGTGGTCCTGTCGGCGTTCGCTGTGGCGGCGCTGGCCGTGCTGCCGTTCACCGGTCGGACGATCGACCGGCGGGGGCCGCTGCCTGTGCTGCTGACCGGTTCGGTGACGGCGGCTGTCGGGGCGATGGGATTCGGGCTGGCGACGACCGCGCCGCTGGCGGTGGCCGCGTCGGCGGTGATGGGCGCGGGGATCGCGGTCATGCAGCCGGCGCTGGCGACGCTCATCGTGTGGTGCTCGACGCCGGCGACCCGGTCGCGGGCGTTCGCGACGCAGTTCTTTCTGGCCAATCTGGGTCTGGGGATCGGCGGGCTCGTCGGCGGGCTGATGGTGGATGCCTCGCGCCCGGATTCGTTCACGCTGCTGTTCTCGATCGAGGCGGTGATGTTCCTGGTGCTGGGCGCGGTCGTGGCGTCCGTACGGCTGCCGAGGACTCCCCGTATGGAGACCACCGCCCCGGCGGCGAAGCCTGTGAACGGGTGGCGGGTGCTGTTCGCCGACCGGGCGATGGTTCAGCTGTGTGTGCTGGGCGGGGTCATGTTCTTCGCCTGCTACGGGCAGTTCGAGTCGGGGCTGGCGGCGTTCGCGACCGAGGTGACGAGGATTTCGACGTCCACGCTGGGCATCGCGCTCGCGGCGAACACGGCGGTCATCGTGGCCGCGCAGTTCCTGATCCTGCGGACGGTGGAGCGGCGGCGGCGCAGCCGCGTCATCGCGGGGGTCGGTCTGCTGTGGGCGCTCGCCTGGATCGCGGCGGGGCTGTCGGGGCTGGTGCACGGGTCGCAGGCGGTGGCCACGGCGCTGCTGATCTCCACGTACGCGATCTTCGGGCTCGGCGAGGCGATGCTGTCGCCGACGGTCGCTCCGCTGGTGGCGGATCTGGCGCCGGCGCGGCTGGTGGGGCAGTACAACTCGGCTTTCGCGCTGGTGAAGCAGCTCGCGCTGGCGGTGGGGCCGGCGGCGGGCGGGCTGATGGCGGGGGCGGGTCTCTACGGGGAGTACGTGGTCGTGATGGTCGTCTGCTCGCTGGGGATCACGTGGCTCGCGCTGCGGTTGGGGCGGAGCCTCGCCCCGGTGCAGGATCAGCCGCTGCGTTCGGTGGTTGTGGCGTCGTCCGTGGGGCGCGTCCAGGAGCCGGTGGCGGCTTGA
- a CDS encoding ATP-binding SpoIIE family protein phosphatase, with protein MNITRWSVRLPGTQRRNAAPAEPPAPGGGVPAARAELADEVTHVLDALSVHDMLGQVPALIAVTYGPAHRIGYVNDAYADVFGPRKPGDPAREALPELAELGILSLMDQVLRSGKPRTVKARGVATPSGQGYFTFTCTPIQATAAGVGGVLVFAADVTDQFQSAERLRESERRVHDIAVTLQRSLLPQELEQPDDLRVAATYQPGGTDAAVGGDWYDVITLGAGRTALVIGDVMGRGVRAAAVMGQLRTAVRAYARLDLPPHEVIQLLDGLAAEIDATQIATCVYAVHDPSEGRLSYASAGHLPILVRDAQGIVHRTDEPTGPPLGTGGWMHTSGSIPLGPGSTAVLYTDGLIERRGEDIDEGVASLMNALAGATGTPSVICDRLLRALGVTSEHDDDVAVLVLQYPDHEGADSELFRNASLDLLGGIEAAPRARAFASGVLETWRFPVELVDLGVLATSELVANSLQHGIPPMRLRLRRTDRRLIIEVTDGDDHLPRRRRAEPADESGRGISIIATVASAWGSRRTPGGGKAVWCEFALPR; from the coding sequence GTGAACATCACGCGCTGGAGCGTCCGGCTCCCCGGAACACAGCGACGCAACGCCGCCCCCGCCGAACCCCCGGCACCCGGCGGCGGCGTCCCGGCCGCCCGCGCCGAGCTCGCCGACGAGGTCACCCATGTCCTGGACGCGCTCTCGGTCCACGACATGCTCGGCCAGGTCCCCGCGCTCATCGCCGTCACCTACGGCCCCGCGCACCGCATCGGCTACGTCAACGACGCCTACGCCGACGTCTTCGGCCCCCGCAAGCCCGGCGACCCCGCCCGCGAGGCCCTCCCCGAGCTCGCCGAGCTCGGCATCCTCTCGCTCATGGACCAGGTCCTGCGCAGCGGCAAGCCCCGCACCGTCAAGGCCCGCGGCGTCGCCACGCCCAGCGGCCAGGGCTACTTCACCTTCACCTGCACCCCCATCCAGGCCACCGCCGCAGGAGTCGGCGGCGTCCTGGTCTTCGCCGCCGACGTCACCGACCAGTTCCAGTCCGCCGAGCGCCTGCGCGAGAGCGAACGCCGCGTCCACGACATCGCCGTCACCCTCCAGCGCAGCCTCCTCCCCCAGGAGCTCGAACAGCCCGACGACCTCCGTGTCGCCGCCACCTACCAGCCCGGCGGCACCGACGCCGCCGTCGGCGGCGACTGGTACGACGTCATCACCCTCGGCGCCGGCCGCACGGCCCTGGTCATCGGCGACGTCATGGGCCGCGGGGTGCGCGCCGCCGCCGTCATGGGCCAGCTCCGCACCGCCGTACGCGCCTACGCCCGCCTCGACCTCCCCCCGCACGAGGTCATCCAGCTCCTCGACGGCCTCGCCGCAGAAATCGACGCCACCCAGATCGCCACCTGCGTCTACGCCGTCCACGACCCCAGTGAGGGCCGCCTCTCCTACGCCTCCGCCGGTCACCTGCCGATCCTCGTCCGCGACGCCCAGGGCATCGTCCACCGCACCGACGAGCCCACCGGCCCCCCGCTCGGCACCGGCGGCTGGATGCACACCTCCGGCTCCATCCCCCTCGGCCCCGGCTCCACCGCCGTCCTCTACACCGACGGCCTCATCGAACGCCGCGGCGAGGACATCGACGAAGGCGTCGCGTCCCTCATGAACGCCCTCGCCGGCGCCACCGGCACCCCCTCCGTCATCTGCGACCGCCTGCTGCGCGCCCTCGGCGTCACCTCCGAGCACGACGACGACGTCGCCGTCCTCGTCCTCCAGTACCCCGACCACGAAGGCGCCGACTCCGAGCTCTTCCGCAACGCCTCCCTCGACCTCCTCGGCGGCATCGAAGCGGCACCGCGCGCACGGGCCTTCGCCTCGGGCGTACTGGAGACCTGGCGCTTCCCCGTCGAACTGGTCGACCTCGGCGTCCTGGCCACCAGCGAACTGGTGGCCAACTCCCTGCAGCACGGCATCCCGCCCATGCGCCTGCGGCTCCGCCGCACCGACCGCCGCCTGATCATCGAAGTCACCGACGGCGACGACCACCTCCCACGCCGCCGCCGCGCCGAACCCGCCGACGAGTCCGGCCGGGGCATCTCCATCATCGCCACCGTCGCCTCGGCGTGGGGCTCTCGCCGTACGCCGGGCGGCGGCAAGGCGGTGTGGTGCGAGTTCGCCCTTCCGCGCTGA